A genomic region of Oncorhynchus mykiss isolate Arlee chromosome 16, USDA_OmykA_1.1, whole genome shotgun sequence contains the following coding sequences:
- the dbf4b gene encoding uncharacterized protein dbf4b, giving the protein MQQHPPGAGGCFMGMLSPGHGARKLEGKSFYLDAVKSRPAAFLAEAISHLGGRIESFLNKDVSFVVTGSLEGLRSERFEVTRGGSDGMTGECHSSPRSTKPRESIMTSTRQQRPATGTPRPMVCGSRGKALLEKAIRNNERLQGNSVLANARSWGVKIVHVDDLLTHVQLLTAESSKARRRKTELKNSNKYPAVSRVIKAGALKSPYLKVEDSSRKYKALHMQSMTFPNLCYSGRFSPFEPPAPPQPERVKEQEQNKARQIIKSLSTSQDKPRSPLPRNPSLCRARKKNLGYCECCHEPFKDQDEHLQSAQHRSFVQDRSHYSLVDELVADMEPGFAPCPAPESAATTLLRLETPPLLLQLPHSPSEMQTHSETEHAIQALLTQGSPSNTLDPDPSPSTPSVVPLSSHAQPLPPCPDTLSLLLLPSLPQPLSSCPDNHPPSPDTLCQSPTLAPLPNHSQPLSPCPNTQCQPPSPYSQPPVLSPKTMFPFEPMSQPDSPYSQPPVLSPQVLLQPTTPHHPTEGEDMEIDSHMSASAEVEPVPQTVPGRSRSLPRLWITAANAKKRSRSVTPDAKGCKRIRTSLANRHKSNPIWGFNSAGWTRKENQPLVPPTYTGSGHELVAKACSLPKELGTAEQRPTPDQLEVKGISLVPTMTQDRINKVGNGVGIRAANHCHSVPICGPGHAICPLLKVDKITSWPPVEVFATNRHSLATSARLSLATFPRLPVKSTGNPSGHMDHSIFMDRGVLQQHDTATPNISASFPPQLLHHPSDRPTHCPASSQDSNHCHSQSITSICIESALLPDLAVPSDSDSDWECDLMSRLGPPAATSAPSTLSLPQPAGSHHQQLDLELLQRPCSTWTLHDTSYESHLCAVLQQPLTPLPDPSLVFSRTEMQSLEVTQH; this is encoded by the exons ATGCAGCAGCACCCACCAGGGGCAGGAGGGTGCTTCATGGGTATGCTGTCCCCTGGCCATGGGGCAAGAAAGCTGGAAGGGAAATCTTTCTATCTGGACGCTGTGAAGAGTCGCCCTGCAGCCTTTCTTGCGGAGGCCATATCCCATCTCGGCGGG AGAATTGAGAGTTTCCTGAATAAGGATGTCAGCTTTGTTGTGACTGGGAGCCTAGAGGGACTCCGAAGCGAGAGGTTCGAAGTGACCCGAGGTGGGTCAGACGGGATGACCGGGGAGTGTCACAGCTCTCCCCGCTCCACCAAACcgagagagagcatcatgaccAGCACCAGGCAGCAGCGTCCAGCCACTGGCACTCCCAGACCAATG GTGTGTGGCAGCCGCGGGAAGGCCCTGCTAGAGAAAGCCATTAGGAATAAT GAACGGCTTCAGGGGAACAGTGTTTTGGCCAATGCCCGCTCCTGGGGAGTCAAGATCGTGCACGTGGACG ATCTCCTGACGCATGTCCAACTGTTGACAGCGGAGAGCTCCAAGGCCAGACGCAGGAAAACTGAG CTGAAAAATTCCAACAAGTATCCTGCTGTGTCTCGTGTCATCAAAG CTGGTGCCTTGAAGTCCCCCTATCTGAAGGTAGAGGATTCAAGCAG GAAATACAAGGCCCTGCACATGCAGTCCATGACCTTTCCCAATCTGTGCTACTCTGGCCGGTTCAGTCCTTTTGAGCCCCCTGCACCCCCACAGCCTGAGAGAGTCAAGGAGCAGGAACAAAACAAAGCCAG ACAGATAATTAAGAGTTTGAGTACAAGCCAGGACAAACCTCGAAGCCCTCTCCCACGCAACCCCTCACTTTGCCGGGCACGCAAAAAGAACCTGGGCTACTGCGAGTGCTGTCATGAACCCTTTAAGGACCAGGATGAG CACTTGCAGTCGGCTCAGCATCGTAGCTTTGTGCAGGACCGCTCCCACTACAGCCTGGTGGACGAGCTGGTGGCTGACATGGAGCCGGGCTTCGCCCCCTGTCCTGCCCCAGAGTCAGCAGCCACAACACTGCTCAG GTTGGAGACTCCTCCACTTCTACTACAACTGCCCCACAGCCCCTCTGAGATGCAGACGCACAGTGAGACGGAGCACGCCATCCAGGCCCTGCTTACCCAAGGCTCACCGTCCAACACCCTGGACCCGGATCCAAGCCCTTCCACACCGAGCGTAGTCCCCCTGTCATCCCATGCCCAGCCTCTCCCCCCCTGCCCTGACACCCTCAGCCTACTCCTCCTGCCATCcctcccccagcctctctcctcctgtcctgacaaccaccctccctcccctgaCACTCTTTGTCAGTCCCCCACCCTAGCCCCCCTACCAAACCACTCCCAgcccctctccccctgccccaACACCCAATGCCAGCCCCCCAGCCCCTACTCCCAGCCTCCTGTACTCAGCCCTAAAACCATGTTTCCCTTTGAGCCCATGTCCCAACCCGACAGCCCCTACTCTCAGCCCCCAGTCCTCAGCCCCCAGGTCCTGCTTCAGCCCACCACTCCTCACCATCCCACAGAGGGGGAAGATATGGAGATTGACAGCCATATGTCAGCATCCGCAGAGGTGGAACCAGTCCCTCAGACTGTCCCAGGTCGGTCTCGCTCCCTTCCTCGCCTCTGGATCACTGCAGCGAACGCAAAGAAACGCAGCCGATCAGTCACTCCTGACGCCAAGGGCTGCAAGAGGATAAGGACTTCCCTGGCCAACCGTCACAAATCAAACCCCATCTGGGGCTTCAACAGTGCTGGTTGGACAAGGAAGGAAAACCAGCCCTTAGTCCCACCCACATATACTGGCAGTGGACATGAGCTTGTGGCTAAGGCCTGCTCCCTGCCCAAAGAACTAGGAACTGCAGAACAAAGACCAACCCCAGATCAGCTGGAAGTGAAGGGAATATCACTGGTGCCAACAATGACACAAGACAGAATAAACAAAGTTGGGAATGGTGTGGGCATCCGAGCAGCCAACCACTGTCACTCTGTGCCCATTTGTGGCCCGGGCCATGCAATATGTCCTTTGTTGAAGGTGGATAAGATAACCAGTTGGCCTCCAGTGGAAGTGTTTGCTACAAACCGCCATTCTTTGGCCACATCCGCTCGCCTTTCTTTGGCCACATTCCCAAGGCTTCCTGTGAAGTCCACAGGCAATCCGTCAGGTCATATGGATCATTCCATCTTCATGGACCGGGGTGTTCTACAGCAGCATGACACAGCGACTCCAAACATCAGTGCTTCTTTCCCTCCTCAGCTTCTTCACCACCCTTCAGATAGACCAACCCACTGCCCCGCCTCCAGCCAGGACTCAAACCACTGCCACTCCCAGTCCATCACCTCCATCTGTATCGAGTCTGCCCTGCTTCCCGATCTGGCCGTCCCCTCCGACTCGGACTCGGACTGGGAATGCGATCTCATGTCCCGCCTCGGCCCCCCTGCCGCCACCTCCGCCCCTTCCACCCTTTCCCTCCCGCAACCAGCGGGGAGCCACCACCAGCAGCTGGACTTGGAGCTACTACAGAGACCCTGCAGCACCTGGACGCTGCACGACACCAGCTATGAGTCGCATCTGTGCGCTGTGTTGCAGCAGCCCCTCACCCCGCTGCCGGACCCCTCTCTAGTGTTTTCCAGGACAGAAATGCAAAGTCTAGAAGTGACTCAGCACTGA